In the genome of Geotrypetes seraphini chromosome 16, aGeoSer1.1, whole genome shotgun sequence, one region contains:
- the LOC117350474 gene encoding olfactory receptor 4E2-like: MAIRNESRVTDFILLGISSDPDLQLIFFVLCLVMYLLTVAGNLLILATIYVDPHLRSPMYFFLSNLSFIDLCIPTVTVPRSLVVYLSPNKTISFTACMTQLFLFHFIGGAECFLLVLMAYDRYVAICHPLHYTTIMNRQFCLLLVVSIWACGLIHAFAQVVPTTLLPFCGPNEIDHFFCDGHTLYLLACCSTFLNEVTDMVNSGTLTLSCFLVVFISYAYIISTVLKICSTKGRWKAFSTCTSHLTVVTLFFGPCVFLYMRPSVVFAADKPISVFYSIVTPLLNPFIYTLRNEKARIAMKRLGGWKVSNLS; this comes from the coding sequence ATGGCAATCAGGAATGAATCCAGAGTCACAGACTTCATCCTCCTTGGAATTTCAAGTGATCCAGATTTACAGTTAATATTCTTTGTGCTGTGTCTAGTGATGTACCTGCTCACTGTAGCTGGGAATCTTCTCATTCTGGCAACCATATATGTGGACCCTCACCTACGCTCTCCTATGTATTTCTTCCTCAGCAACTTATCTTTCATAGATTTGTGCATTCCGACAGTCACTGTGCCCAGATCCCTTGTCGTCTATCTTTCACCAAACAAAACCATCTCTTTCACCGCCTGCATGACTCAgttgtttttatttcatttcatcgGGGGTGCGGAATGCTTTCTCCTGGTCCTGATGGCTTATGACCGCTATGTTGCCATCTGTCATCCTTTACATTATACTACAATAATGAACAGACAATTCTGTCTTCTCCTGGTGGTCTCTATATGGGCATGTGGTTTAATTCATGCCTTTGCACAGGTAGTTCCAACGACTCTGCTGCCCTTCTGTGGTCCTAATGAGATAGATCATTTCTTTTGTGATGGCCACACCTTATATTTGTTGGCTTGCTGTAGTACTTTTCTCAATGAAGTTACGGATATGGTTAACAGTGGAACCTTAACACTTAGTTGTTTCTTGGTTGTGTTTATATCTTATGCATACATCATCTCCACTGTCTTAAAAATTTGTTCAACTAAGGGAAGATGGAAAGCTTTCTCTACCTGCACTTCCCATCTCACGGTGGTCACTTTGTTCTTTGGCCCCTGTGTCTTCCTGTATATGAGACCATCAGTTGTTTTTGCAGCTGACAAACCAATCTCTGTGTTTTACAGCATCGTGACCCCTTTGTTAAACCCCTTCATTTATACTCTCAGAAACGAGAAAGCGAGAATAGCCATGAAGAGGCTGGGAGGTTGGAAAGTGTCCAATTTAAGCTGA